AACAACAGCCCTCCGCCGCCTACGCCTCCTCTCTCCGCACTAAAAAACGTGCGGCCTCGTTGAAGCCTATCGCACGGACGTTTGAACTTGTAAACACGTTTTCCTCTCCGCACTAAAAAACGTGCGGCCTCGTTGAAGCAACCATTTCACTACTTACCACCCCCGGCAAAGAAGCGCTCTCCGCACTAAAAAACGTGCGGCCTCGTTGAAGCGTCGGCTGGAAGAATGAAGTTGCAATCGCCTTTGGAACTCTCCGCACTAAAAAACGTGCGGCCTCGTTGAAGCGAGCGGAATAAATCCAACTGATTGCGCCTTGATGAAGCTCTCCGCACTAAAAAACGTGCGGCCTCGTGAAGCCATGCAAGCTCGTATGTCCACGGCGCGCAACTATCGCCTCTCCGCACTAAAAAACGTGCGGCCTCGTTGAAGCGACGGTTTATTTAGGGTCGCTCGATATCGTCAATCATTCTCTCCGCACTAAAAAACGTGCGGCCTCGTTGAAGCCGGCTGTCTGCGCGTAGGTGTTCATGGTGCGATTTTTCCTCTCCGCACTAAAAAACGTGCGGCCTCGTTGAAGCTGCGTTGCCTTTGCGCTCTCCGCGTGTGGCGGGTTTTTAGATTCTGTACATCGGCGACCGCGGCCAACAGTTGATCGCAGGCGGTTTCGTATTCAGCGACCACGGAACTGGCCACCTCTTTATTCGGTTTGACATTCGCGGTGCTGGCCTTGCCGGGCGGAATGACTCCTTTGGCCAGCGACGTTATGACTTTGCCAAGTCGGCTATTCATAATACGCAAATGGTCAAGCGTCATCCAGACCGACCAATAGCGGCTGCTGTCCTCCAACCCGCGCACCCGCTCAATCAGCACGCGCCGGCTGGCTGATTCCTCATCGCAAGCACGGGCCAGCTTTTGAATCGCATGCCGTTCCTGGTTAAAATGTGCGTTAAGGTCTCACGATTTCCTTTGAAGCGTCTCCACGCGAACAGAAGTTTTGCTACAAAAAGTTCGCTTTTGGGCAGCCCGGCGCCCGGCGCATCAAGTTTTGGTTCCTGTTGTTCATTCATGGTTTAAACGATGCCACATCACTTGTCTTTTACAAGTAATATTACTTGTGGAATGCAAGTGTTATGAATGTTAATGTTGGAACATGAAAATGAACAAGACCGCCAAACCGCACAAAGCCAGCCCCCTGCCCCGCCGGTCCCCCTGCCCCGTCGCTTGCTCGCTGGATCTTTTCGGCGACCGCTGGACGCTGCTCATCATTCGCGATCTTTTCCTGGGGCGGACTCGTTTCCGCGATTTTGCAAATTCGCCCGAAGGTATTCCGACCAACATCCTGAGCGACCGGCTCGAACGGCTTCTTGAGCAAGGCGTCATCGAACACATTCCGGCGCAGGATGGCACCAAGCGCCTGGCTTATAAGCTGACCAGAAAAGGCAAGGGTTTGGGGCCCGTGCTGGAAGCGATGCGAGATTGGGGGCTGGCGTGGAACAAGGATGCGCGAGCAATGCTGGCGCCCAAATAGGACTTTTCTTTAAAGAGAAAAGTGCGGACGCCATTACTGCGCGGCGCACACGGGGCTATGACGAAATATTCGCGGCAGATTATTTTTTTCCAGCGGCCGTCCGAAGCCAATGCAGCGCCATCAGTGATGCTCCCGGTGGTGCGGGATGCACGCCGTCCTTCAGCCAAAAATCAGGCGGGGCATACTTGGCAGCTTCGTCGAAAATGGATTGATACGGGATGAACGTGGCGTGAAAAGTGTCCGCTACGCGTTTTGCGGCCCGGCGATAACCGTCAAATTCCGGGAACCATTTATCGGTGACCGCACCGGTTCGCAGCACGAACGGCTCGCAGACGATCAACTTCACTTTGGGCAGCGCCTTGAACGTGCGCGTCAGCAATGCGCGATAATCGCGTTCGTAGATTTCCACCGTGCCTTGATATTTGCCGGTGATTGTGTGCCAAATATCATTCACGCCAATCAATATGCTCAGCACATTCGGCTTGAGGTCCAGGCAATCCG
The nucleotide sequence above comes from Verrucomicrobiia bacterium. Encoded proteins:
- a CDS encoding helix-turn-helix domain-containing protein; the encoded protein is MKMNKTAKPHKASPLPRRSPCPVACSLDLFGDRWTLLIIRDLFLGRTRFRDFANSPEGIPTNILSDRLERLLEQGVIEHIPAQDGTKRLAYKLTRKGKGLGPVLEAMRDWGLAWNKDARAMLAPK
- a CDS encoding SGNH/GDSL hydrolase family protein, with protein sequence MKNNLSSPAGLNRRAFLTASTAIAGAAGLATLAPASAQAGLFSPRSLIAKNDVVLFQGDSITDMGRKHEAADKPNTSDCLGNGYAGMAGLELLVDRSKDNLTVFNRGVSGNKVFQLADRWDADCLDLKPNVLSILIGVNDIWHTITGKYQGTVEIYERDYRALLTRTFKALPKVKLIVCEPFVLRTGAVTDKWFPEFDGYRRAAKRVADTFHATFIPYQSIFDEAAKYAPPDFWLKDGVHPAPPGASLMALHWLRTAAGKK